One genomic region from Bactrocera tryoni isolate S06 chromosome 3, CSIRO_BtryS06_freeze2, whole genome shotgun sequence encodes:
- the LOC120770405 gene encoding uncharacterized protein LOC120770405 isoform X1, whose translation MARLLIQHILFINFALFGYVHPTVMPTNLECDFNREVCDPSKCLLQQGRGKFKYLTAACNFIKPVKALLIDIELLRRNKLGNYESLNMRASVDVCKWEMVKGGNVAINNIMAVSLRRLSSTKCPLQGNMNVTRMPLWLFIVEGFLPDAEYKMFVRTHNDAMSVLNLNLSFSVASAKNRK comes from the exons ATGGCAAGGTTGCTGATacaacacattttatttataaatttcgcGCTTTTCGGATATGTG CACCCGACAGTTATGCCCACCAATCTGGAATGTGATTTTAATAGAGAAGTTTGCGATCCCTCCAAATGCCTGTTGCAGCAGGGACGTGGAAAATTTAAATACCTAACTGCAGCCTGTAACTTTATAAAGCCAGTGAAAGCTTTATTG ATAGATATTGAGTTATTGCGCCGCAACAAATTGGGTAATTACGAAAGCCTGAATATGCGGGCATCCGTAGATGTTTGTAAGTGGGAAATGGTTAAAGGTGGCAATGTCGCTATCAATAATATCATGGCAGTGAGCTTGCGCAGATTAAGCAGCACAAAGTGTCCACTACAG GGTAACATGAATGTAACGCGTATGCCATTATGGCTTTTCATAGTGGAAGGTTTTCTTCCTGATgctgaatataaaatgttcgttagAACACACAATGATGCTATGTCAGTATTAAATTTGAATCTTTCCTTTAGTGTCGCTTCGgcgaaaaatcgaaaataa
- the LOC120770405 gene encoding uncharacterized protein LOC120770405 isoform X2, with amino-acid sequence MCFTLFKHPTVMPTNLECDFNREVCDPSKCLLQQGRGKFKYLTAACNFIKPVKALLIDIELLRRNKLGNYESLNMRASVDVCKWEMVKGGNVAINNIMAVSLRRLSSTKCPLQGNMNVTRMPLWLFIVEGFLPDAEYKMFVRTHNDAMSVLNLNLSFSVASAKNRK; translated from the exons ATGTG ttttacGCTTTTCAAGCACCCGACAGTTATGCCCACCAATCTGGAATGTGATTTTAATAGAGAAGTTTGCGATCCCTCCAAATGCCTGTTGCAGCAGGGACGTGGAAAATTTAAATACCTAACTGCAGCCTGTAACTTTATAAAGCCAGTGAAAGCTTTATTG ATAGATATTGAGTTATTGCGCCGCAACAAATTGGGTAATTACGAAAGCCTGAATATGCGGGCATCCGTAGATGTTTGTAAGTGGGAAATGGTTAAAGGTGGCAATGTCGCTATCAATAATATCATGGCAGTGAGCTTGCGCAGATTAAGCAGCACAAAGTGTCCACTACAG GGTAACATGAATGTAACGCGTATGCCATTATGGCTTTTCATAGTGGAAGGTTTTCTTCCTGATgctgaatataaaatgttcgttagAACACACAATGATGCTATGTCAGTATTAAATTTGAATCTTTCCTTTAGTGTCGCTTCGgcgaaaaatcgaaaataa